A window of the Nibribacter ruber genome harbors these coding sequences:
- a CDS encoding dipeptide epimerase has product MTPTRIVSVTYQPLDLDLKEPFAIATGTQYQVENVLIRVELADGTVGLGEAAPFPAVNGETQTSTLGALVVLETHLVNQDVREWRTLAKNLDEIAHEAPSARCGLEMAMLDALCQHYNMPLYVFFGGVGTELETDLTITAGDEAHAVASAKSIMDRGFSTIKVKTEGVDVDYDFRRIQAIHSAAPGANLIIDGNCGYDLARAQDFVHRLQVAQIPVVLLEQPLPREDWEDLQLLATASPFPIAADESARNGSDVIRLAHDQSAAVVNIKLMKCGVLEALEMVSLAKAYNLRLMIGGMVESILAMSFSAHFAAGLGGFDFVDLDTPLFIASHPFTGGFAQNGPHLTLDLDAPGHGVKLG; this is encoded by the coding sequence ATGACCCCTACCCGCATCGTCTCCGTCACCTATCAACCGCTGGACCTGGATTTGAAAGAACCCTTCGCCATAGCCACCGGCACTCAGTACCAGGTAGAGAACGTCTTGATACGCGTGGAACTGGCAGACGGAACCGTGGGCTTGGGCGAAGCTGCTCCATTTCCGGCGGTCAACGGCGAAACCCAGACCAGCACCCTTGGCGCTTTGGTGGTGCTGGAAACCCATCTGGTAAACCAAGACGTGCGGGAATGGCGCACACTGGCCAAGAATCTGGATGAAATCGCCCATGAAGCGCCCTCCGCCAGATGTGGATTGGAGATGGCCATGTTAGACGCGCTCTGCCAGCATTACAACATGCCCTTGTATGTATTCTTCGGAGGGGTGGGTACTGAACTGGAAACGGATTTGACCATCACCGCCGGAGACGAAGCCCATGCTGTTGCCTCTGCCAAGTCTATCATGGACCGGGGCTTCTCTACCATCAAGGTAAAAACCGAAGGCGTGGATGTGGATTATGATTTCAGAAGAATCCAGGCTATTCACAGTGCTGCGCCGGGGGCTAACTTGATTATTGACGGCAACTGCGGCTATGACCTGGCCCGTGCCCAAGACTTTGTCCACCGTTTACAAGTGGCCCAAATACCGGTGGTGTTGCTGGAACAGCCGCTTCCCAGAGAAGATTGGGAAGATTTGCAACTGTTGGCAACTGCCAGCCCTTTCCCCATTGCCGCAGATGAGTCGGCGCGTAACGGTTCAGATGTAATCAGGCTGGCCCATGACCAAAGTGCGGCTGTTGTCAACATCAAACTGATGAAATGCGGGGTGTTGGAAGCCCTGGAAATGGTGAGCCTGGCCAAAGCCTATAATCTGCGTTTGATGATTGGCGGCATGGTAGAAAGTATCTTGGCCATGAGTTTCTCTGCGCACTTCGCGGCCGGCTTAGGCGGATTTGACTTCGTGGATTTGGATACACCACTTTTCATCGCCAGCCATCCCTTCACCGGTGGCTTTGCACAAAATGGCCCGCATTTGACGTTGGATTTGGATGCGCCTGGGCACGGCGTGAAGTTAGGGTAA
- a CDS encoding ABC transporter ATP-binding protein: MVNPVPLLSVSGLQINFCGGKEAPVRVVEGVHLTLQKGEVLALVGETGSGKTATSLALLQLLPSSPAQVVAGKAIFQSRQLGEVDLLQLPAKEMQKIRGREISMVFQEPMSALNPVMRCGKQVAEALQIHFNLSKTAARQQAIELLALVQLPNPEQKYQAYPHELSGGQKQRVMIAMALACNPSVLMADEPTTALDVTVQSAILDLLRTLCQQRQMAMLFVTHDLGVVAEIADRVAVLYQGKVVEEGTVKEVLQHPQHPYTKGLLACRPSLHTKSAILPTVADFLLSESAAEQVPEILGKDKQVKVNREELLQPVSQSQPPLIQVKDLRVHLPLGRNFFGRPRDVVKAVDGVSFEIHPGETVALVGESGCGKTTLGRALLRLLEPTAGTILLNGETWKNLSAAELRKRRKEFQIIFQDPLAALNPYTRIGEAIMEPMQAHGVLKSGRERKQHVEVLLQKVNLRPEHFHRYPHQLSGGQLQRINIARALALQPSCIVCDEAVSSLDASVQAQVLNLLNQLKQEFNMTYLFITHDLAVARFMADRIFVMHQGKIVEQGTAEQIFENPQHGYTKTLLQSVPGASVHDFLTP, from the coding sequence TTGGTAAATCCTGTTCCTCTTCTAAGCGTTTCTGGCCTGCAGATAAACTTTTGCGGGGGCAAAGAGGCGCCTGTCAGGGTTGTAGAAGGCGTGCACCTCACGCTGCAGAAGGGCGAAGTACTGGCACTGGTAGGAGAGACCGGCTCTGGCAAGACGGCTACCTCCTTGGCCCTGTTACAATTGCTACCCAGTTCGCCGGCCCAAGTGGTGGCAGGCAAGGCCATCTTTCAGTCTAGGCAGCTTGGTGAGGTAGATTTACTACAGCTGCCTGCCAAAGAAATGCAGAAGATACGGGGGCGTGAGATTTCCATGGTGTTTCAAGAGCCTATGTCGGCGCTCAATCCGGTCATGCGCTGTGGAAAACAGGTTGCCGAGGCCCTGCAGATTCACTTTAACCTATCCAAAACAGCGGCCAGACAGCAAGCCATAGAACTTTTAGCCTTGGTGCAGCTGCCCAATCCAGAACAGAAGTACCAGGCTTATCCACATGAATTGTCTGGCGGGCAGAAGCAGAGGGTCATGATTGCCATGGCCTTGGCGTGTAACCCGTCTGTCCTGATGGCAGATGAACCCACCACCGCACTGGATGTGACGGTGCAGTCAGCCATTCTGGACTTGTTGCGCACCCTCTGCCAGCAGCGCCAAATGGCTATGCTCTTCGTTACTCATGATTTGGGCGTGGTGGCTGAGATTGCTGATAGGGTGGCAGTGCTCTACCAAGGGAAGGTAGTGGAAGAAGGAACCGTGAAGGAGGTTCTCCAGCACCCGCAGCACCCATACACCAAAGGATTGCTGGCCTGTAGACCTTCTTTGCACACTAAAAGCGCCATCCTGCCCACCGTAGCCGATTTTCTTTTATCAGAGTCAGCAGCAGAGCAAGTACCAGAGATTCTAGGCAAGGATAAACAAGTCAAAGTGAATAGGGAAGAACTTCTCCAACCAGTGAGCCAAAGTCAGCCTCCGCTTATTCAAGTAAAAGACTTGCGGGTGCATTTGCCGCTGGGGCGCAATTTCTTTGGCAGGCCCAGAGACGTGGTAAAAGCCGTGGACGGTGTTTCCTTTGAGATTCACCCCGGAGAAACGGTGGCTTTGGTGGGAGAGTCGGGCTGTGGAAAAACCACCTTGGGCAGGGCCTTGCTACGTCTGTTGGAGCCTACGGCGGGTACCATCTTACTCAACGGCGAGACGTGGAAAAACCTTTCAGCGGCAGAGTTGAGAAAACGTAGAAAAGAGTTCCAGATCATCTTTCAGGATCCCCTGGCGGCCCTGAATCCCTATACCAGGATAGGGGAAGCCATCATGGAACCTATGCAGGCACATGGCGTGTTAAAGAGCGGCCGGGAACGGAAACAGCACGTAGAAGTATTGCTTCAGAAAGTGAACCTCCGGCCAGAACATTTTCATCGTTATCCACATCAATTGTCAGGCGGGCAACTACAGCGTATCAACATAGCCCGCGCCCTGGCCCTGCAGCCTTCTTGTATCGTCTGTGACGAAGCCGTCTCCTCTCTGGACGCATCTGTGCAGGCCCAGGTCTTGAACCTGCTCAACCAGCTCAAGCAGGAATTTAACATGACGTATCTGTTCATTACCCATGACCTGGCCGTGGCTAGGTTTATGGCCGACCGTATCTTTGTCATGCACCAGGGCAAGATAGTTGAGCAAGGCACGGCAGAGCAGATTTTTGAAAACCCACAGCATGGCTACACCAAAACGCTCCTGCAGTCTGTACCCGGTGCAAGTGTTCATGATTTTTTAACACCCTGA
- a CDS encoding efflux RND transporter permease subunit, whose product MTAFMAYKAKDVEMTYDFAKVVSADDPDMMYYKRFHDQFGEDGNVLVAGMQDSSVYELANFKHLSDLSKNLNNVEGVTAVISLPNLINISKDTVERKFTTSKIFEPFPQSQQQLDSLLKKVQELHFYDGQIINQKTGATLLAITVDPAYLNSSRRASVMNNIMTLTDDFSAKTKIKLHLAGLPFVRAIMTTKVADEMKLFLLLALVVTGVTLYLSFRSMSAVVFPLLIISLAVIWVLGTISLMGYKISLLTGLIPAIIVVIGVPNSTYLLATYHQEFRKHGNQVLAMARVISKLGLVIFINNATTAIGFIVFMFTDIAILYEFGVVAGVNTFVTFLLSIILVPAVFIYLKPPTEKQLKHLDARTLTKLLEFMDYLVLKKRGFIYGFTIALVVLGSWGVYKMKAVSYMVDDLPEESSVNKDLQFFEHHFNGVMPLEIVVNTGQKQGVLKLPNLRKMEELENFLQTQPILTTPISIVGLVKTATQSFYNGDESSFRLPDNTERNFIFSYLAKQPKAETQKLLRSFVDSTGQEARISLKVADVGSQELDSLIINKLKPEIRKIWGGEDVKITEEGNTMNFTRVDSDRKQSVSLTGTTLLFIKGNQYLIDSLGSSLLQAFIAVILIVVFLFRTSKSVIITLIPNIIPLLLVGGFMGFFNIALKPSTALIFTIALGITVDNTVHFLAYYRHTLVANGFNVMKAISTSIVEAGTSMIYTTVTLFFGFGIFAFSEFGGTKALGVLMALTLLIALFTNLIILPALLVSFDKGKYIHESDAPIQDYDELYTQDAEELNEALSEDIKKSTNLDTEKKGEV is encoded by the coding sequence ATGACCGCGTTTATGGCCTACAAAGCCAAGGACGTAGAAATGACCTATGACTTTGCCAAAGTAGTATCAGCCGATGACCCGGACATGATGTACTACAAACGGTTCCATGACCAGTTCGGCGAAGACGGAAACGTATTGGTGGCGGGCATGCAGGACAGCAGTGTGTATGAACTGGCCAACTTCAAACATCTAAGCGACCTTTCTAAAAACTTAAACAATGTGGAAGGCGTGACGGCGGTCATCTCGCTTCCTAACTTAATCAACATCTCCAAAGACACGGTAGAGCGCAAATTTACCACCAGTAAAATTTTTGAGCCGTTCCCACAGAGTCAACAACAGTTAGATTCTCTGCTCAAGAAGGTACAGGAACTGCATTTCTACGACGGCCAGATTATCAACCAAAAAACGGGTGCCACACTCCTGGCCATCACGGTAGACCCGGCCTACCTTAATTCTTCTAGAAGAGCATCCGTGATGAACAACATCATGACGCTCACAGATGATTTCTCGGCCAAGACCAAAATCAAACTCCACTTGGCGGGGCTTCCGTTTGTGCGGGCCATCATGACCACCAAGGTAGCCGATGAGATGAAGCTGTTCCTGTTGCTGGCTTTGGTCGTAACGGGTGTCACACTGTATCTGTCCTTCCGGTCTATGTCAGCGGTAGTGTTCCCGCTGTTGATCATCAGTCTGGCGGTGATTTGGGTATTGGGGACTATATCCTTGATGGGCTACAAAATCTCGCTTTTGACGGGTTTGATTCCGGCCATCATAGTCGTGATTGGGGTTCCCAACTCCACGTACTTGCTGGCCACGTATCATCAGGAGTTCAGGAAGCACGGGAACCAGGTGCTGGCCATGGCACGGGTGATTAGCAAGCTGGGCCTGGTGATTTTCATCAACAACGCTACCACGGCCATCGGGTTCATTGTGTTCATGTTCACAGACATTGCCATTCTCTATGAGTTTGGGGTAGTGGCCGGGGTAAATACCTTCGTGACGTTCTTGTTGTCCATTATTCTGGTGCCGGCGGTGTTCATTTATTTGAAGCCCCCCACTGAGAAACAGCTCAAGCACCTGGACGCCCGCACGCTTACCAAACTGTTGGAGTTCATGGATTACCTGGTGTTGAAAAAGCGCGGGTTCATCTATGGCTTTACCATTGCATTGGTGGTGCTGGGAAGCTGGGGTGTCTACAAAATGAAGGCCGTTTCTTACATGGTAGATGATCTGCCCGAAGAAAGCAGTGTGAACAAAGACCTTCAATTCTTTGAGCACCATTTCAACGGGGTCATGCCGCTGGAGATAGTTGTCAACACGGGTCAGAAACAGGGGGTGCTAAAATTGCCCAACCTTCGGAAGATGGAAGAACTGGAAAACTTCCTGCAGACCCAGCCCATCCTGACCACGCCTATCTCTATTGTGGGACTGGTGAAGACGGCCACCCAGTCCTTTTATAACGGTGACGAAAGCTCGTTTAGACTGCCAGACAATACGGAACGTAACTTCATCTTCAGTTACCTGGCCAAGCAACCCAAAGCCGAAACCCAGAAGCTGCTCAGAAGCTTCGTGGACAGCACCGGACAGGAAGCGCGCATCTCTTTAAAGGTAGCAGATGTTGGTTCGCAGGAGTTGGATTCCTTGATCATCAACAAACTCAAACCAGAGATAAGAAAGATTTGGGGCGGCGAGGACGTGAAGATCACCGAGGAAGGCAACACCATGAATTTCACGCGGGTAGACAGTGATCGGAAGCAGTCGGTGAGTTTGACGGGTACTACGCTCTTGTTTATAAAAGGCAATCAGTATTTGATAGACAGTTTGGGATCAAGCTTGCTGCAGGCGTTCATTGCGGTGATATTGATTGTGGTTTTCCTGTTCAGGACGTCCAAATCTGTGATCATCACTTTAATTCCCAACATCATTCCCTTGTTATTAGTGGGCGGATTTATGGGCTTTTTCAACATCGCTTTAAAGCCGAGCACGGCACTTATCTTCACCATTGCGTTGGGGATAACCGTAGACAACACCGTGCACTTTCTGGCTTACTACAGACACACGTTAGTAGCCAATGGCTTTAACGTGATGAAGGCTATTAGCACCAGTATTGTGGAAGCAGGAACCAGTATGATCTATACCACGGTTACATTGTTCTTCGGGTTTGGTATCTTCGCTTTTTCAGAGTTTGGGGGTACCAAGGCGCTGGGCGTTTTGATGGCCTTGACCTTGCTCATTGCCTTGTTCACCAACTTGATTATTTTACCGGCCTTGCTGGTGAGCTTTGACAAAGGAAAATATATCCATGAGTCAGATGCACCCATTCAAGATTATGACGAGCTTTATACCCAAGACGCTGAAGAGCTGAACGAAGCTTTGTCTGAAGACATTAAGAAATCAACGAACCTAGATACGGAGAAGAAAGGTGAAGTATAA
- the ileS gene encoding isoleucine--tRNA ligase: MKYNEYKQLDYANLAEEVRAYWKQNRIFEKSVETREGQESFVFYEGPPSANGAPGIHHVMARAVKDIFCRYKTLQGFQVQRKGGWDTHGLPIELQVEKELGITKEDIGKTISVEEYNARCRETVMRFKDQWDDLTERMGYWVDLDNPYITFDNKYIESNWALLKKLYDKGYLYKGYTIQPFSPAAGTGLSSHELNQPGTYRNVKDTSIVAQFKIQQSEKSDFLFQDSQDNYFLAWTTTPWTLPANTALAVGKNIKYVQVKTFNPYTFAPITVVLAKDLVGKYFSEKAKEASFEDFKPGDKVIPFHILQEFTGEQIKDVTYEQLMPYVQPDKPAFRVVIGDFVTTEDGTGIVHISPTFGADDFRVAAQNDIPALLVMDENGKPSPLVNRQGRFVQEVTDFAGMPVKNYDKLDENGADYKSTDVLIAIKLKEEGKAFKVEKYEHSYPHCWRTDMPILYYPLDSWFIQTTAVKARLIELNKTINWKPESTGAGRFGNWLENLVDWNLSRSRYWGTPLPIWRTEDGTEEICIGSVAQLDKEIERSIQLGFMQENPLRKGKPAPKPVHTGTKDEKEANNLLEFAGEFALSPTGNEEPREEFYLTDIDYDGFDLHRPYVDNIILASAKGEPMQRETDLIDVWFDSGAMPYAQWHYPFDNHDKFKANFPADFIAEGVDQTRGWFFTLHALAVMLEDSVAFKNVIANGLVLDKNGNKMSKRLGNAIDPFETIGRFGPDATRWYMIVNAPPWDNLKFNLDGVTEVQRRFFGTLQNTYSFFALYANLDGFTFQEGDEVPVSQRTESDRWIISRLNTLVREVESYFDDYDPTKAARAIQDFVADELSNWYVRLNRKRFWKGELNQDKKAAYQTLYTCLETVAKLGAPIAPFYMDRLFLDLNRVSGRSLSESVHLERFPLINENLVDTDLEERMQLAQSVSSLVHSLRKKQMIKVRQPLSRILVPILDDKMKTQLQAVEDLILSEVNVKSVEYLEDTTGILVKKIKPNFKRLGQVFGPKLKIVAAQIQEMGQEDIARMEREGFFEIAVDGDTTVLSREDVEIMSEDIPGWLVASEGAITVALDITITEELRLEGMARELVNRLQNLRKDSGLEVQDKIRVYIQDGQEEVRAALQLFGNYIAEEVQAVDLALVPNLEGTDATVLDMEGLSLPVRIEVAR, encoded by the coding sequence GTGAAGTATAACGAGTATAAACAACTGGACTATGCGAATCTTGCCGAAGAGGTAAGAGCCTACTGGAAACAGAACCGCATATTTGAGAAATCAGTGGAAACCCGCGAGGGGCAGGAGAGCTTCGTGTTTTATGAAGGGCCGCCCTCTGCCAACGGCGCTCCGGGCATTCACCACGTGATGGCCCGCGCAGTAAAAGACATTTTCTGCCGGTACAAAACCCTGCAAGGCTTTCAGGTGCAACGCAAAGGCGGTTGGGACACCCACGGTCTACCCATTGAGTTACAGGTAGAGAAAGAGTTGGGCATCACCAAGGAAGACATCGGCAAGACCATCTCTGTGGAGGAATACAATGCCCGTTGCCGTGAAACCGTGATGCGGTTCAAGGACCAGTGGGATGACCTTACTGAGCGCATGGGCTACTGGGTAGACCTGGACAACCCGTACATCACCTTTGACAACAAATACATTGAGTCTAACTGGGCCTTGCTCAAGAAGCTCTATGACAAAGGCTACCTCTACAAAGGCTACACCATCCAGCCATTCTCTCCAGCGGCCGGTACTGGTTTGTCTAGCCATGAACTGAACCAGCCGGGCACTTATCGCAACGTGAAGGACACGTCCATTGTGGCGCAGTTCAAAATCCAGCAGAGCGAGAAGTCTGACTTCCTGTTCCAGGACAGCCAAGACAACTACTTCCTGGCGTGGACAACTACGCCTTGGACGCTTCCGGCCAACACCGCGTTGGCGGTGGGTAAGAACATCAAGTATGTGCAGGTAAAGACGTTCAACCCGTACACTTTTGCGCCTATTACGGTGGTATTGGCCAAAGACCTGGTGGGTAAGTACTTCTCAGAGAAAGCCAAAGAAGCTTCTTTTGAAGACTTTAAACCTGGGGATAAAGTAATTCCTTTCCACATACTACAAGAGTTTACCGGCGAGCAAATCAAGGATGTGACCTATGAGCAGTTGATGCCCTACGTACAGCCAGACAAGCCAGCCTTTAGAGTTGTGATTGGCGACTTTGTCACTACGGAGGACGGTACCGGTATTGTGCATATCTCACCTACGTTTGGTGCGGATGACTTTAGAGTGGCCGCCCAGAATGACATTCCGGCGCTGTTGGTAATGGATGAGAACGGTAAGCCTTCTCCACTGGTGAACCGCCAGGGACGCTTTGTGCAAGAGGTAACGGACTTTGCCGGAATGCCTGTCAAGAACTATGACAAGCTAGACGAGAACGGCGCTGACTACAAGAGCACTGATGTATTAATCGCTATCAAGCTCAAAGAAGAAGGCAAGGCGTTCAAGGTAGAGAAGTACGAGCACAGCTATCCACACTGCTGGCGTACGGACATGCCTATCTTGTATTACCCACTGGACAGCTGGTTTATCCAGACCACGGCGGTAAAGGCAAGACTGATAGAACTGAACAAGACCATCAACTGGAAACCAGAATCTACCGGCGCCGGTCGTTTTGGTAACTGGCTGGAGAATCTGGTGGACTGGAACTTGTCACGGTCCCGCTATTGGGGAACGCCCTTACCAATCTGGCGCACCGAAGACGGCACCGAGGAAATCTGCATAGGGTCTGTAGCGCAGTTGGACAAAGAGATTGAGCGCAGTATCCAGTTAGGGTTCATGCAGGAGAATCCGTTGCGCAAAGGCAAGCCGGCACCCAAGCCTGTACATACTGGCACTAAGGATGAGAAAGAGGCGAACAATTTACTAGAGTTCGCCGGCGAGTTTGCTCTTAGTCCTACCGGAAATGAGGAGCCCCGCGAAGAATTCTACCTGACGGACATTGACTACGACGGCTTCGACTTGCATAGACCGTATGTGGATAACATCATCCTGGCCAGCGCCAAAGGTGAGCCTATGCAACGTGAGACGGATTTAATTGACGTTTGGTTTGACTCGGGTGCCATGCCGTATGCACAGTGGCATTACCCATTTGACAACCATGATAAGTTTAAGGCCAACTTCCCGGCAGACTTCATCGCCGAAGGCGTAGACCAAACCCGTGGCTGGTTCTTTACTCTGCATGCACTAGCGGTAATGCTGGAAGACAGCGTGGCATTCAAAAATGTGATTGCCAACGGGCTGGTATTGGACAAGAACGGCAACAAGATGAGCAAACGCCTAGGCAACGCCATTGACCCGTTTGAGACCATCGGTCGTTTCGGACCAGATGCCACCAGATGGTACATGATTGTGAACGCGCCACCATGGGATAACCTCAAGTTCAACCTGGACGGCGTCACCGAGGTTCAGCGCCGTTTCTTCGGGACCTTGCAGAACACGTACTCGTTCTTTGCGCTATACGCGAATTTGGACGGTTTCACGTTCCAAGAAGGAGACGAGGTACCGGTAAGCCAGCGCACCGAAAGCGACCGTTGGATCATCTCGCGTTTGAACACCTTGGTTAGAGAAGTAGAAAGCTACTTTGATGACTATGACCCAACCAAAGCGGCTAGAGCCATCCAGGACTTCGTGGCAGATGAATTGAGCAACTGGTACGTGCGCCTGAACCGTAAACGCTTCTGGAAAGGCGAACTGAATCAAGACAAAAAAGCCGCTTACCAAACGCTATACACATGTCTAGAAACCGTGGCCAAGTTGGGAGCGCCTATCGCGCCGTTCTACATGGACCGTCTGTTCCTGGATTTGAACCGCGTGAGTGGTCGTAGCCTATCTGAGTCTGTGCACTTGGAGCGTTTCCCGCTAATCAATGAGAACCTAGTGGATACTGATTTGGAAGAGCGCATGCAGTTGGCCCAAAGCGTTTCTTCACTGGTGCACTCGCTGCGCAAGAAGCAGATGATCAAAGTGCGTCAGCCGTTGAGCCGTATCCTGGTACCTATCCTGGATGACAAGATGAAGACCCAGTTGCAGGCCGTAGAAGACCTGATCCTCTCTGAGGTGAACGTGAAAAGCGTGGAATATCTGGAAGACACGACCGGTATCTTGGTGAAGAAAATCAAGCCTAACTTCAAACGCCTGGGCCAAGTATTCGGACCTAAGTTGAAGATAGTGGCCGCACAGATTCAGGAGATGGGCCAAGAGGACATTGCCCGTATGGAGCGCGAAGGCTTCTTTGAGATTGCCGTGGACGGTGATACCACCGTGTTGAGCCGGGAGGATGTGGAAATCATGTCAGAGGATATCCCGGGTTGGCTGGTGGCTTCTGAAGGCGCCATCACAGTAGCTTTGGACATTACCATCACAGAAGAGTTGCGCTTAGAAGGAATGGCGCGTGAACTGGTAAATCGTCTGCAGAACCTGCGCAAAGATAGCGGCCTGGAAGTACAAGACAAAATCAGGGTCTACATTCAGGACGGACAGGAAGAAGTGCGCGCCGCCTTGCAACTCTTCGGCAACTACATAGCTGAAGAAGTACAAGCCGTAGACTTGGCCTTGGTGCCTAACTTAGAAGGAACAGACGCCACCGTGCTGGACATGGAAGGCCTTTCTTTGCCGGTTCGTATAGAAGTAGCGCGCTAA
- a CDS encoding glycine--tRNA ligase — MSTTEKTTENAQLKDIISHAKEYGFVFPSSEIYDGLQAVYDYGQNGVELKNNLKMLWWKCMTQLHQNVVGIDAAIFMHPLTWKASGHIDSFNDPMIDNLDSKKRYRADVLLEDKAAEYEKAGDVDKAQSLLKEMGRLLEAEDLKGVQQLIISENIKCPISGTSNWTDVRQFNLMFSTQVGSVAEDSSTIYLRPETAQGIFVNFLNVQKSGRMKVPFGIAQIGKAFRNEIVARQFIFRMREFEQMEMQFFVRPGTEMEWYQHWRTMRKNWHEALGVPSNKLRYHDHEKLAHYANAAVDIEFEFPFGFKEVEGIHSRTDFDLKQHQELSRKKLQYFDNDLNEDGKPYGNYVPYVVETSVGADRLFLMTLCNAYQEEEITEGENTKTRTFLKFHPAIAPVKAAVFPLVKKDGLPEKAMEIFNDLRFDFNMIYEERDAIGKRYTRQDLIGTPFCIAVDYETLENNTVTVRERDSREQKRMHISELRQYIGDAVSFKRIFEKL; from the coding sequence ATGAGCACTACTGAGAAGACAACAGAGAACGCACAATTAAAAGATATCATCTCGCACGCCAAGGAATACGGCTTCGTGTTCCCGTCCAGCGAGATTTACGACGGTCTGCAGGCCGTATATGATTACGGGCAAAACGGGGTTGAATTAAAAAACAACCTCAAGATGCTGTGGTGGAAGTGCATGACCCAACTGCACCAGAACGTGGTAGGCATTGACGCCGCTATTTTCATGCACCCGCTCACCTGGAAGGCATCGGGCCACATTGACTCGTTCAATGACCCCATGATTGACAACCTGGACTCTAAAAAACGCTACCGCGCCGACGTGCTCCTGGAAGACAAAGCCGCCGAGTACGAGAAAGCCGGTGATGTGGACAAAGCTCAGTCTCTGCTTAAGGAAATGGGCCGTCTGTTAGAGGCCGAAGACCTGAAAGGCGTACAGCAACTCATTATCTCAGAAAACATAAAGTGCCCTATTTCAGGGACTTCTAACTGGACAGACGTGCGTCAATTCAACCTGATGTTCTCCACACAGGTAGGATCCGTGGCCGAGGACTCCAGCACCATCTACCTTCGCCCAGAAACCGCCCAAGGAATTTTCGTGAACTTCTTGAACGTGCAGAAATCGGGTCGTATGAAAGTGCCATTTGGCATCGCCCAGATTGGGAAAGCGTTTAGAAACGAGATTGTGGCCCGTCAGTTCATCTTCAGGATGCGCGAGTTTGAGCAGATGGAGATGCAGTTCTTCGTGCGCCCCGGCACCGAGATGGAATGGTACCAGCACTGGCGCACCATGCGCAAGAACTGGCACGAGGCTTTGGGCGTTCCTTCCAACAAACTGCGCTACCATGACCACGAAAAACTTGCCCATTACGCCAATGCTGCCGTGGACATTGAGTTTGAATTCCCGTTCGGTTTCAAAGAAGTAGAAGGCATCCACTCCCGTACCGACTTTGATCTGAAACAACACCAGGAACTAAGCCGCAAAAAGCTTCAGTACTTTGACAACGACCTGAACGAAGACGGCAAACCCTATGGTAATTACGTGCCCTACGTGGTAGAAACGTCCGTAGGCGCTGACCGTCTGTTCCTGATGACGCTCTGCAATGCCTACCAAGAAGAGGAAATTACCGAAGGCGAAAACACCAAGACCCGTACTTTCCTGAAGTTCCACCCGGCCATTGCCCCAGTGAAAGCCGCCGTGTTCCCGCTGGTGAAGAAAGACGGACTACCTGAGAAAGCCATGGAGATCTTCAACGACCTGCGCTTTGACTTCAACATGATTTACGAAGAGCGCGACGCCATCGGTAAACGCTACACCCGCCAAGACCTAATCGGTACGCCGTTCTGTATTGCCGTAGACTACGAGACGCTAGAGAACAACACCGTCACGGTACGGGAGCGCGACAGCCGCGAGCAAAAACGCATGCACATCTCTGAGCTTCGTCAGTACATTGGCGACGCCGTCAGCTTCAAGCGTATTTTTGAGAAATTATAA
- a CDS encoding lipoprotein signal peptidase has translation MKYTKYYLLTLLVIAIDQAVKMLVHYKMQMGLPGEIPVFGDWFKLHYTLNPGMAFGVEIGSDYGKLILTSFRMVAMVGIGYLVYYLVKTRAHQGLVWCVAAILGGAIGNLIDSTFYGVWFDNAPYGVVTPWLHGQVIDMFYLDIWEGILPHWIPIIGGTPMSLWPIFNIADAAIFVGVLIIVLNQNRFLNQTPAPQVQA, from the coding sequence ATGAAGTACACAAAATACTACCTGCTCACCTTGCTGGTGATTGCCATTGACCAGGCCGTGAAGATGCTGGTCCATTATAAGATGCAGATGGGTCTGCCCGGCGAAATTCCGGTTTTCGGCGATTGGTTCAAGCTGCACTACACGCTCAATCCAGGCATGGCCTTTGGCGTGGAGATCGGCTCTGACTATGGTAAGTTGATTTTGACTTCCTTCAGAATGGTGGCCATGGTGGGCATTGGGTACTTGGTGTATTACTTGGTAAAAACCAGAGCGCACCAAGGCTTGGTATGGTGCGTAGCCGCCATTTTAGGCGGGGCCATTGGCAACTTAATTGACAGTACCTTCTACGGTGTGTGGTTTGACAACGCCCCGTATGGCGTGGTGACGCCCTGGCTGCATGGCCAGGTGATTGACATGTTCTACCTGGACATCTGGGAGGGTATTTTGCCGCACTGGATTCCCATCATCGGCGGAACGCCCATGTCTTTGTGGCCTATCTTCAATATAGCAGATGCGGCCATCTTTGTAGGCGTGTTAATCATTGTACTCAATCAGAACAGATTCCTGAATCAGACACCGGCTCCGCAGGTACAGGCGTAA